A stretch of the Archangium violaceum genome encodes the following:
- a CDS encoding endonuclease V, whose product MLACMDVDYRTEVSVAACVLFRDWADAAEAAHVVERGPPGEPYEPGQFYRRELPHLLKVLAAVREPLETVVIDGYVWLGEERPGLGAHLHEALGRRVPVIGVAKTAFHSSQLAVPVLRGQSQRPLFVTAVGVEARAAAEHVRRMHGASRIPTLLNRVDRLCRDS is encoded by the coding sequence ATGCTGGCTTGCATGGACGTGGACTACCGGACGGAGGTCTCCGTGGCCGCCTGTGTGCTCTTCCGGGACTGGGCGGATGCCGCCGAGGCCGCGCATGTGGTGGAGCGGGGGCCGCCCGGGGAGCCCTATGAGCCCGGGCAGTTCTACCGCCGCGAGTTGCCCCACCTGTTGAAGGTGCTCGCCGCCGTCCGGGAGCCGCTGGAGACGGTGGTCATCGACGGGTACGTGTGGCTGGGCGAGGAGCGGCCCGGGCTCGGCGCGCACCTGCACGAGGCGCTCGGGAGGCGCGTGCCGGTCATCGGCGTGGCGAAGACGGCATTCCACTCCAGCCAGCTCGCGGTGCCGGTGCTGCGCGGGCAGAGCCAGCGTCCGCTATTCGTCACCGCGGTGGGGGTGGAGGCCCGCGCCGCCGCGGAGCACGTGCGGAGGATGCATGGTGCTTCACGCATCCCCACGCTGCTCAACCGGGTGGACCGGCTGTGCCGGGATTCCTGA
- a CDS encoding IS1380 family transposase: MGEILNDFGLEFNGSVKLEARAERLTSEAGAVLLREVDERLGLTRWLGEMLTDTRDEKRITHSLRELVRTDLLLLGQGWRDHDDADALRRDAALRLAVSDSKSSVPLRGKEGGAEGLASQPTLSRLTAMLAREENRKVLHEALVWQTGRRLRAQQPKGQKLKQVTVDVDGLPVEVHGHQEGSAYNGHYGVRMYHPIVASLAETGDLLDVRLREGNVHSANGALEFIDELLGRVEKEVCEVAAVRFDAGFPEEKLLAKLEERGTPYVARVRNTSVLQREAALPRFMNSGVPLGEPGTHLYEWEYQAQGWSRARRVVLVVLERKDELFPHAFWLVTSWSKEQMPAQALLEHYRQRGTAEGHFGELMDVLAPALSSARRPKSKYRGQPPVQRAVSIDAFANNEVRLLLNALAYNLVHAARVLMEQATGEGWGLLRVRERVLKVAARVLLHARRVVLVIGRESASLWQKLWTKLGSLSTAQIT; the protein is encoded by the coding sequence ATGGGTGAAATCCTCAACGACTTCGGGCTGGAGTTCAACGGCTCCGTGAAGCTGGAGGCGAGGGCGGAGCGGTTGACGTCGGAGGCAGGTGCGGTGCTGCTGAGGGAGGTGGACGAGCGGTTGGGGCTGACGCGCTGGCTGGGGGAGATGTTGACGGACACGCGAGACGAGAAGCGGATAACCCACTCGCTGAGGGAGTTGGTGCGCACGGACCTTCTGCTGTTGGGGCAAGGGTGGAGAGACCACGACGACGCGGACGCGCTCAGGAGGGACGCGGCGTTGAGGTTGGCGGTGTCGGACAGCAAGAGCAGCGTGCCGCTGAGGGGGAAAGAGGGGGGAGCGGAGGGGTTGGCCTCACAGCCCACCTTGTCGCGGCTGACGGCCATGTTGGCGCGAGAGGAAAACCGGAAGGTGCTGCACGAGGCGCTGGTGTGGCAGACGGGGCGGAGGCTGAGGGCGCAGCAGCCCAAGGGCCAGAAGCTCAAGCAGGTGACGGTGGACGTGGACGGGTTGCCGGTGGAGGTGCATGGGCACCAGGAGGGCAGCGCGTACAACGGGCACTACGGAGTACGCATGTACCACCCGATTGTCGCCAGTCTCGCCGAGACGGGAGACCTGCTGGACGTGAGGTTGCGCGAGGGAAACGTGCACAGCGCCAATGGAGCGCTGGAATTCATCGACGAGTTGCTGGGGCGAGTGGAGAAGGAGGTGTGTGAGGTGGCGGCGGTGCGCTTCGACGCGGGCTTTCCCGAGGAGAAGCTGCTGGCGAAGCTGGAGGAGCGAGGCACGCCCTACGTGGCGCGCGTGCGCAACACCAGCGTGTTGCAGCGGGAGGCGGCGCTGCCGCGCTTCATGAATTCGGGAGTGCCGCTGGGGGAGCCGGGCACCCACCTGTACGAATGGGAGTACCAGGCGCAGGGCTGGAGCCGTGCGCGGCGCGTGGTGTTGGTAGTGCTGGAGAGGAAGGACGAGCTCTTCCCGCACGCCTTCTGGCTGGTGACGAGCTGGAGCAAGGAGCAGATGCCGGCACAGGCGCTGCTGGAGCACTACCGCCAACGCGGCACGGCGGAGGGCCACTTCGGAGAGCTCATGGACGTGCTGGCCCCGGCGCTCTCCTCGGCCAGACGGCCCAAGTCCAAGTACCGGGGGCAGCCGCCCGTCCAGCGCGCGGTGTCCATCGACGCCTTCGCCAACAACGAGGTACGCCTGTTGCTCAATGCCCTGGCCTACAACCTGGTGCACGCCGCGCGCGTGCTGATGGAGCAGGCCACGGGCGAGGGCTGGGGGCTGCTCCGTGTGCGCGAGCGGGTGCTCAAAGTAGCCGCGCGGGTGCTGTTACACGCCAGAAGAGTGGTGCTGGTCATTGGCCGGGAGTCGGCCAGCCTCTGGCAGAAGCTGTGGACGAAGCTGGGCTCGCTGAGCACAGCGCAAATCACGTAG
- a CDS encoding tetratricopeptide repeat protein, with protein MSATWRTWVLVGVLGLVGCRTTSSAVRETPEKPRQEVHFEPVSVTADLELSELNDEELFAGGTSAFAANDFARAARYFGRLVDFHPQSKHRQEALYNAGLSYERLEQWEEAYLRFSELADAEKGTGDALDAAFRMAETQYHLERFADAAKVLGTIAAREDLPVGKRLEAQVQQGVCELESGQPEKAEATLRKVITTYEGLPDKDEVEDYFPGQAHFFIGEIYRLHYEAVKLDPEKGSDALANDLNYKAELLLSAQGNYLRAIRVGNGHWATAAGSQIGAMYENLYEHLVSSPAPRELDAEEAQIYREELRKKVRVLLTKSINIYERTLEAAERIGSQNAFVDKTRKSLEKMKALLLADTDGAPLPSDSEPAGSEPHT; from the coding sequence ATGTCGGCCACCTGGCGCACGTGGGTGTTGGTGGGAGTTCTGGGCCTGGTGGGATGTAGGACGACGAGCTCGGCGGTGCGCGAGACTCCGGAGAAGCCGAGGCAGGAGGTCCACTTCGAGCCGGTGTCGGTGACGGCGGACCTGGAGTTGTCGGAGCTCAACGACGAGGAGCTGTTCGCGGGCGGCACGTCGGCCTTCGCGGCCAACGACTTCGCCCGGGCGGCGCGCTACTTCGGGCGGCTGGTGGACTTCCACCCCCAGAGCAAGCACCGGCAGGAGGCGCTCTACAACGCGGGCCTGTCGTACGAGCGGCTGGAGCAGTGGGAAGAGGCATACCTGCGCTTCTCCGAGCTGGCGGACGCGGAGAAGGGCACGGGGGACGCGCTCGACGCGGCCTTCCGCATGGCGGAGACGCAGTACCACCTGGAGCGCTTCGCGGACGCCGCGAAGGTGCTGGGGACGATCGCCGCGCGCGAGGACCTGCCGGTAGGCAAGCGCCTGGAGGCCCAGGTGCAGCAGGGCGTGTGCGAGCTGGAGTCCGGGCAGCCGGAGAAGGCCGAGGCCACGCTGCGCAAGGTCATCACCACGTACGAGGGGCTCCCGGACAAGGACGAGGTGGAGGACTACTTCCCGGGGCAGGCGCACTTCTTCATCGGGGAGATCTACCGGCTGCACTACGAAGCGGTGAAGCTGGACCCGGAGAAGGGCAGCGACGCGCTGGCCAACGACCTGAACTACAAGGCGGAGCTGCTGCTGTCGGCGCAGGGCAACTACCTGCGGGCCATCCGGGTGGGCAACGGCCACTGGGCGACGGCGGCCGGGTCGCAGATCGGCGCGATGTACGAGAACCTGTACGAGCACCTGGTGAGCTCGCCGGCGCCCAGGGAGCTGGACGCGGAGGAGGCGCAGATCTACCGCGAGGAGCTGCGCAAGAAGGTCCGGGTGCTGCTGACCAAGTCCATCAACATCTACGAGCGGACGCTGGAGGCGGCCGAGCGCATCGGCTCGCAGAACGCGTTCGTGGACAAGACGCGCAAGAGCCTGGAGAAGATGAAGGCGCTGTTGCTGGCGGACACGGACGGGGCACCGCTCCCCTCCGACTCCGAGCCCGCCGGGTCCGAGCCGCACACCTGA
- a CDS encoding PAS domain-containing protein: protein MTTVAEFIERNREQLIKRYAEEASRTESARGLTQHELINTFPEYLSTLAAISRQGHRGDPVKTKTRLEETHIGQRVRLGYNQEEVTGEYVVMGRIISVLWEALPLREQPAPEDTQLLFEELRGAMDQVVATFSGYTADDRQREKRFLRRLDALSSEVIGNSERSVPLHERLGALLEVVQEAMRADGAGLLLADPSGKLLIPTMYTGRWRDRGETEPVPVDSSSFLAELASSEEPLALADAASAGPAVSEGVRQSGLRSLLGLRLWPHGKLLGVLYIGVSEIRPFEPQARRYLETLVEYLSGIIEKALLLQQLRQTNERLRKSETLYRLATEAISDVIWDWNLLTDSISWSGAVEKLFGHSREELGGHISGWYGSIHPEDRERVVHGIHAAIARGEQRWRDEYRFLHRDGSYAHVIDHGLIERDASGRAVRMVGAMQDITARKAASDALRSSEDRLRLAVRAADLGTWDFNPVTGVLRWDGRCRALFGLTQEAEVTYDTFLEGIHPEDRERTHAAVQRALQPGSGGDYDSEFRALWRKEPGEHWLRSTGRAVFEGGRAVRFIGTVQDISDRKRRQSEAQHRAEFAEQLIGIVSHDLRNPLNAITLSVAALMRQEDLSERQTKGLARISASTERATRMIRDLLDFTRVRLGGGIPIERRSLDLHALCGQVAEEVRLAHPDREVEVVRSGHGMGEWDGDRLAQVLTNLMNNALAYSPQGSPVRVETRGEDGAVLLRVHNRGKPISPELLPHLFEPMRRGSHAGEGASRSIGLGLFIVDNIVRAHGGTIEVRSVEAEGTTFTVRLPRRAP from the coding sequence ATGACCACGGTCGCCGAATTCATCGAGAGGAACCGGGAGCAGCTCATCAAGCGCTATGCCGAGGAGGCGAGCCGGACGGAGTCCGCCCGGGGCCTCACCCAGCACGAGCTCATCAATACCTTCCCCGAGTACCTCTCGACGCTGGCGGCCATCTCCCGGCAGGGCCACCGGGGAGATCCCGTGAAGACGAAGACGCGTCTGGAGGAGACGCATATCGGCCAGCGCGTGCGGTTGGGCTACAACCAGGAGGAGGTGACGGGCGAGTACGTCGTCATGGGCCGCATCATCTCGGTCCTCTGGGAGGCCCTTCCCCTGCGGGAGCAACCCGCGCCGGAGGACACGCAGCTCCTCTTCGAGGAGCTCCGGGGGGCCATGGACCAGGTGGTCGCGACCTTCAGCGGCTACACTGCGGATGATCGGCAGCGCGAGAAGCGCTTCCTGCGCCGTCTCGATGCGCTGTCCTCCGAGGTGATTGGAAACAGCGAGCGCTCCGTGCCCCTCCACGAGCGGCTGGGCGCCTTGTTGGAGGTGGTCCAGGAGGCGATGCGGGCCGATGGCGCCGGGCTCCTGCTCGCGGATCCGAGCGGGAAGCTGCTCATTCCCACCATGTACACCGGCCGGTGGCGCGATCGGGGCGAGACCGAGCCCGTCCCGGTGGACTCATCCTCCTTCCTGGCCGAGCTGGCCTCCTCCGAGGAGCCCCTGGCCCTGGCAGACGCGGCGAGTGCCGGCCCCGCGGTGTCCGAGGGCGTGCGCCAGAGCGGCTTGCGCTCGCTGTTGGGCCTGCGGCTGTGGCCACACGGCAAGCTCCTCGGGGTGCTCTACATCGGTGTCTCGGAGATCCGGCCCTTCGAGCCCCAGGCGAGGCGCTACCTCGAGACGCTGGTGGAGTACCTCTCCGGCATCATCGAGAAGGCCCTCCTGCTGCAGCAGCTCCGGCAGACGAACGAGCGGCTGCGCAAGTCCGAGACGCTCTACCGGTTGGCGACCGAGGCCATCAGCGACGTCATCTGGGATTGGAACCTCCTGACGGACTCCATCTCCTGGAGCGGGGCGGTGGAGAAGCTCTTCGGACACTCCCGGGAGGAGCTCGGCGGGCACATCTCCGGCTGGTACGGCTCCATCCATCCCGAGGACCGGGAGCGCGTCGTCCACGGCATCCACGCGGCCATCGCCAGAGGGGAGCAGCGGTGGCGGGACGAGTACCGTTTCCTCCACCGGGACGGCAGCTACGCCCATGTCATCGACCACGGTCTCATCGAGCGGGACGCGAGCGGCAGGGCGGTGCGGATGGTGGGGGCGATGCAGGACATCACCGCGCGCAAGGCCGCGAGCGATGCGCTCCGCTCCAGTGAGGATCGGCTGCGTCTGGCGGTGCGCGCGGCGGACCTGGGCACCTGGGACTTCAATCCGGTGACGGGCGTGTTGCGCTGGGACGGGCGGTGCAGGGCGCTCTTCGGCCTGACCCAGGAGGCCGAGGTGACGTACGACACCTTCCTCGAGGGGATCCACCCGGAAGACCGGGAGCGCACGCACGCCGCCGTTCAGCGGGCGCTGCAACCGGGCAGTGGTGGTGATTACGACTCCGAGTTCCGCGCGCTGTGGCGCAAGGAGCCGGGGGAGCACTGGTTGCGCTCCACGGGCCGCGCCGTCTTCGAGGGGGGCCGGGCCGTGCGCTTCATCGGCACCGTCCAGGACATCTCCGACAGGAAGCGCCGGCAGTCGGAGGCGCAGCACCGCGCGGAGTTCGCCGAGCAGCTCATCGGCATCGTCTCCCATGATCTGCGCAACCCCCTCAACGCCATCACCCTGTCCGTCGCGGCGCTGATGCGGCAGGAGGACCTGAGCGAGCGCCAGACGAAGGGCCTCGCGCGCATCTCGGCGTCAACGGAGCGGGCGACCCGGATGATTCGAGATCTGCTCGACTTCACCCGGGTCCGGCTCGGAGGGGGCATTCCCATCGAGCGCAGGTCGCTCGACCTCCACGCCCTCTGCGGGCAGGTGGCGGAGGAGGTGCGTCTCGCCCATCCCGATCGCGAGGTGGAGGTGGTGAGGAGCGGACACGGCATGGGCGAGTGGGATGGGGACCGGCTGGCCCAGGTGCTCACCAACCTGATGAACAACGCGCTGGCCTACAGCCCCCAGGGCTCGCCCGTCCGGGTGGAGACTCGCGGCGAGGATGGGGCCGTCCTGCTCCGCGTGCACAACAGGGGCAAGCCCATCTCCCCCGAGCTCCTGCCGCACCTGTTCGAGCCGATGAGGCGGGGCTCGCATGCGGGGGAGGGGGCCAGTCGCAGCATCGGCCTGGGCCTGTTCATCGTGGACAACATCGTGCGCGCGCACGGGGGCACCATCGAGGTGCGCTCCGTCGAGGCCGAGGGCACCACGTTCACCGTGAGGCTGCCGCGGCGCGCCCCGTAG